Proteins encoded in a region of the Pelobates fuscus isolate aPelFus1 chromosome 11, aPelFus1.pri, whole genome shotgun sequence genome:
- the ICMT gene encoding protein-S-isoprenylcysteine O-methyltransferase, producing the protein MAGMGLVQEGRVSLFSFLLGLSVIFLPLLTSRFTEPEQTLLATTPGRISLVVFIAALNGFLLLVYRAQLYQVAIRGAFLGFAFGCGALLSVTQSPWKHFGWYVCSLSFFHYSEYLVTAANNPKSLSLDSYLLNHSVEYTLAAVSSWLEFTIERMLFPGLKQITWLSAIGLIMVLIGELLRKCAMLTAGSNFNHIVQNEKSESHTLVTSGVYSWFRHPSYVGWFYWSIGTQILLCNPVCLIGYTLASWRFFRERVEEEEYSLIHFFGEQYLEYKKKVPTGLPFIKGVKVEP; encoded by the exons ATGGCCGGCATGGGGCTGGTGCAGGAGGGCAGAGTAAGTCTGTTCAGCTTTCTGCTGGGACTCTCGGTGATTTTTTTGCCTTTGTTGACCAGCCGCTTCACAGAGCCCGAGCAGACCCTCCTAGCTACCACCCCGGGGAGGATATCGCTGGTGGTCTTCATAGCGGCTCTCAATGGATTCCTGCTGCTCGTCTACCGGGCTCAGCTTTACCAG GTAGCAATCAGAGGTGCCTTCTTAGGCTTTGCATTTGGATGTGGTGCACTCCTGAGTGTCACTCAGTCCCCATGGAAACACTTTGGATG GTATGTTTGCTCCCTCTCGTTCTTCCATTATTCTGAATATTTGGTGACTGCTGCAAACAACCCGAAAAGTCTGTCGCTGGACTCCTATCTACTCAATCATAGCGTTGAGTACACACTGGCTGCAGTTTCCTCTTGGCTTGAGTTTACTATTGAGAGAATGCTCTTTCCAG GTCTGAAGCAGATAACATGGCTGAGTGCTATTGGATTGATAATGGTGCTCATTGGGGAATTACTGCGGAAATGTGCAATGCTCACAGCCGGTTCCAATTTCAACCACATTGTACAGAATGAGAAATCCGAATCCCACACTCTAGTAACATCTGGGGTCTATTCCTGGTTCAGACATCCGTCTTATGTCGGCTGGTTTTACTGGAGCATTGGAACACAG ATTTTACTCTGCAACCCAGTCTGTTTAATTGGCTACACGCTGGCATCCTGGAGGTTTTTTCGCGAGAGGGTGGAGGAAGAAGAGTACTCTCTCATCCACTTTTTTGGAGAACAGTATTTggagtataaaaaaaaagttccaaCAGGCTTGCCTTTCATAAAAGGTGTGAAAGTGGAGCCATAA